A single Clostridium sp. AN503 DNA region contains:
- the prfA gene encoding peptide chain release factor 1 produces MFDKLEDILIHFEEIMQELNEPNVTENQNRFRRLMKEQADLTPIVEAYRAYKKAKQDIEDSLALLDEESDEEMRELAKEELSDARKRVEDLEQELKILLLPKDPNDDKNIILEIRAGAGGDEAALFAAELYRMYVNYAEAQRWKVEIISLSESGIGGFKEVQAMITGKGAYSKLKYESGVHRVQRVPETESGGRIHTSTATVAVMPEAEEVDIQIDMNDCRIDVMRASGNGGQCVNTTDSAVRLTHNPTGIVIYSQTEKSQLQNKEKAFRLLRSKLYDLEMEKKMNAEAAERRSQIGTGDRSEKIRTYNFPQGRVTDHRINLTLYKLDKIMNGDIQEILDACIAADQAAKLAKMNEVA; encoded by the coding sequence ATGTTTGATAAATTAGAGGATATTCTGATCCATTTTGAGGAGATCATGCAGGAGCTGAATGAGCCGAATGTGACGGAGAACCAGAACCGATTCCGCAGGCTTATGAAGGAGCAGGCAGACTTAACGCCTATCGTGGAAGCATACAGGGCATACAAAAAGGCAAAGCAGGACATCGAGGACAGCCTGGCGCTTCTTGATGAGGAGAGCGACGAGGAGATGCGGGAACTGGCAAAAGAGGAGCTTTCAGACGCCAGGAAGCGCGTGGAGGACTTAGAGCAGGAGCTTAAGATCCTGCTGCTGCCCAAGGACCCCAACGATGACAAGAACATCATCCTGGAGATCCGTGCAGGAGCAGGCGGCGATGAGGCGGCTCTGTTTGCTGCGGAGCTGTACCGTATGTATGTGAACTATGCGGAGGCACAGCGCTGGAAGGTAGAGATCATCAGCTTGAGTGAGAGCGGCATTGGCGGATTTAAAGAAGTCCAGGCCATGATCACGGGCAAGGGCGCTTATTCCAAACTGAAATACGAGAGTGGTGTGCACCGGGTGCAGCGTGTTCCGGAGACGGAATCAGGCGGTCGGATCCATACCTCCACTGCGACGGTTGCAGTGATGCCGGAAGCAGAGGAAGTGGATATCCAGATCGATATGAACGACTGCCGCATCGACGTCATGCGCGCGTCCGGCAACGGCGGACAGTGTGTCAATACCACGGATTCCGCCGTGCGTCTGACCCACAACCCTACAGGGATCGTGATCTACAGCCAGACGGAGAAGTCCCAGCTCCAGAACAAGGAAAAGGCGTTCCGCCTTCTGCGATCCAAGCTGTACGACTTAGAGATGGAAAAAAAGATGAACGCGGAGGCGGCGGAGCGCCGCAGCCAGATCGGGACCGGAGACCGTTCCGAGAAGATCCGCACCTACAATTTCCCACAGGGCCGTGTCACCGATCACCGGATCAATCTGACCCTGTACAAGTTAGATAAGATCATGAACGGTGATATACAGGAGATCCTGGATGCCTGCATCGCTGCCGACCAGGCCGCAAAGCTGGCAAAGATGAATGAAGTTGCATAA
- the prmC gene encoding peptide chain release factor N(5)-glutamine methyltransferase, whose product MTLFQLFTEGAQELLLAGDPDAETDARQLLLTAFSLDTAHYLLNRLQEMEENSANASCMERYRGMIQMRKNRCPVQHILGTQDFMGMTFYVNEHVLIPRQDTETLVELVLEEQKDRSDRVLDLCTGSGCIAVSLAVMGGYASVTATDISPEALRTARRNADALLGEGNEIRFLQGDLFDALDCEASGIEASDHALSGRFDVIISNPPYIPTEVIKTLEPEVRDHEPLLALDGTEDGLQFYRRIASGAGAHLSDGGHLYLEIGYDQGAAVKELLEEAGFQKVRVYRDLPGKDRVVSAVWPGTRQEHVDTGE is encoded by the coding sequence ATGACCCTGTTCCAGCTTTTTACAGAGGGCGCCCAGGAGCTTTTACTGGCGGGTGACCCGGATGCGGAGACCGACGCCAGGCAGCTTCTCCTGACGGCATTTTCCCTGGATACGGCGCATTATCTTTTGAACCGTCTTCAGGAAATGGAAGAGAACAGCGCCAATGCTTCCTGTATGGAGAGATACCGCGGCATGATCCAAATGCGGAAAAACCGATGCCCTGTACAGCATATTCTGGGGACTCAGGACTTTATGGGAATGACATTTTATGTAAATGAACATGTGCTGATCCCCAGGCAGGATACGGAAACCCTGGTGGAGCTGGTGCTTGAGGAACAGAAGGACAGGTCTGACAGGGTGCTGGATCTGTGTACAGGTTCTGGCTGTATCGCGGTCAGCCTGGCAGTGATGGGCGGTTACGCTTCGGTGACAGCCACAGATATCTCCCCGGAAGCGCTCAGGACAGCGAGAAGGAACGCAGATGCCCTGCTGGGCGAAGGTAATGAGATCCGGTTCCTGCAGGGGGATCTGTTTGATGCGCTGGACTGTGAGGCATCAGGCATTGAAGCTTCGGATCATGCGCTTTCAGGCAGGTTTGACGTCATCATATCTAACCCGCCTTACATTCCCACGGAGGTCATAAAGACTCTGGAACCGGAGGTGCGGGATCACGAACCGCTGCTGGCCCTGGACGGAACGGAAGACGGTTTACAATTTTACCGCAGGATCGCGTCAGGCGCAGGGGCGCATTTAAGTGACGGCGGGCATCTTTATCTGGAGATCGGATATGACCAGGGAGCCGCGGTTAAAGAACTTTTGGAAGAGGCCGGATTTCAAAAGGTGCGGGTATACAGGGATCTGCCCGGCAAGGACCGGGTGGTCAGCGCAGTCTGGCCGGGAACGCGTCAGGAACATGTAGATACAGGAGAATAA
- a CDS encoding DUF1385 domain-containing protein produces MKYSGIGGQAVIEGIMMKNKDNYATAVRKPDGEIEVQKDTYVSMTEKVKFFALPFVRGVFSFADSMILGMRTLSFSASFFEDDEDSEPGRFELWLNKVFGEKLEKVLMGFVMVFSVLMAIAIFMVLPLVIANTCRRVIQSETVMAVLEGVIRIAIFVAYIKLISRMEDIRRTFMYHGAEHKCINCIEHGKTLTVEHVRESSKQHKRCGTSFLIIVMIISILFFMVIRVDNVWLRIVSRIVLIPVIAGVSYEFLRLAGRSDSALVNFLSKPGMWMQNLTTKEPDDSMIEVAIEAVEAVFDWKAYLRENFPETEIQP; encoded by the coding sequence ATGAAATATTCCGGTATCGGCGGCCAGGCCGTCATTGAAGGAATTATGATGAAGAATAAAGACAATTATGCCACAGCGGTGCGAAAGCCTGACGGTGAGATCGAAGTCCAGAAGGATACCTATGTCAGCATGACTGAGAAGGTAAAGTTTTTCGCCCTTCCTTTTGTGCGCGGTGTGTTCAGCTTTGCGGATTCCATGATCCTGGGGATGCGGACGCTGAGCTTTTCAGCCAGTTTTTTTGAGGATGATGAGGATTCGGAACCGGGAAGGTTTGAACTGTGGCTGAACAAAGTATTTGGCGAGAAGCTTGAAAAAGTCCTGATGGGATTTGTGATGGTGTTTTCGGTCCTGATGGCGATCGCTATCTTCATGGTGCTGCCCCTCGTGATTGCAAATACCTGCCGCCGTGTCATCCAGTCGGAGACGGTGATGGCAGTTTTGGAGGGCGTGATCCGGATCGCGATCTTTGTGGCATATATCAAGCTGATCTCCCGGATGGAGGATATCCGCCGGACGTTTATGTACCACGGCGCGGAGCACAAATGCATCAACTGCATAGAGCACGGCAAGACCCTGACAGTGGAGCATGTGCGGGAAAGTTCCAAGCAGCACAAGCGGTGCGGGACCAGTTTCCTGATCATCGTGATGATTATCAGTATCCTGTTCTTTATGGTCATCCGTGTGGACAATGTATGGCTCCGGATCGTCAGCCGCATCGTGCTGATCCCGGTGATCGCCGGCGTGTCCTACGAGTTTCTGCGTCTGGCGGGGCGCAGCGACAGCGCGCTTGTGAATTTCCTCAGCAAGCCGGGGATGTGGATGCAGAATCTGACTACCAAGGAGCCGGATGACAGCATGATCGAGGTGGCGATCGAGGCGGTAGAAGCGGTATTTGACTGGAAGGCATATCTGCGGGAGAATTTCCCGGAAACGGAGATCCAGCCATGA
- the rpmE gene encoding 50S ribosomal protein L31, with protein sequence MREGIHPAYYQAKVTCNCGNEFVTGSTKKEIHVEVCSKCHSFYTGQQKAASARGRIDKFNRKYGVNA encoded by the coding sequence ATGAGAGAAGGAATCCATCCAGCTTACTATCAGGCAAAGGTAACCTGCAACTGCGGCAACGAGTTCGTAACCGGTTCTACCAAAAAGGAGATCCACGTGGAGGTTTGCTCCAAGTGCCACTCTTTCTACACCGGCCAGCAGAAGGCTGCAAGCGCACGTGGTCGTATCGATAAGTTCAATAGGAAATACGGCGTTAACGCATAA
- the rho gene encoding transcription termination factor Rho — MREKLQTLPLTQLKEMAKAQGVKGAATMRKAEIIDELCRIAEQEEIVRTAVAPPTPKTSTPATETKTESSDRRQARPAPRQPESLSPQEVAELDSGIEANGILEVMPDGFGFIRCENFLPGENDVYVAPSQIRRFNLKTGDIISGNRRIKTAAEKFAALLYIRNVNGYPVSVIERRPNFEDLTPIFPNQRLHMETPGNTSMAMRVLDLLSPIGKGQRGMIVSPPKAGKTTLLKQVAQAITTNHPDMHLIILLIDERPEEVTDIKESVVGDNVEVIYSTFDELPDRHKRVSEMVVERAKRLVEHGRDVIILLDSITRLARAYNLVVPPSGRTLSGGLDPAALHMPKRFFGAARNMREGGSLTVLATALVDTGSRMDDVIYEEFKGTGNMELVLDRKLSEKRIFPAIDILKSGTRRDDLLLTKEEAEAVDIIRKATNTLKPEDSVERVLDLFAKTRNNREFVENAKKIRFY; from the coding sequence ATGCGAGAGAAATTACAGACATTACCGCTCACCCAGTTAAAAGAGATGGCAAAGGCCCAGGGGGTAAAGGGAGCGGCCACGATGCGCAAAGCAGAGATCATTGACGAGTTGTGCAGGATTGCAGAGCAGGAGGAGATTGTGCGTACGGCAGTAGCGCCGCCGACTCCCAAGACCAGTACGCCGGCAACTGAGACGAAGACAGAAAGCAGCGACCGCCGTCAGGCCAGACCTGCCCCCCGTCAGCCGGAATCCTTAAGCCCACAGGAGGTTGCAGAGCTTGACAGCGGCATTGAGGCGAACGGTATTCTGGAGGTTATGCCGGATGGATTCGGGTTTATCCGGTGCGAGAACTTCCTGCCGGGTGAGAACGATGTATACGTGGCGCCGTCCCAGATCCGCCGTTTCAACTTAAAGACCGGAGATATCATTTCCGGAAACCGTAGGATCAAGACGGCTGCAGAGAAGTTTGCCGCCCTGTTGTACATCCGCAATGTCAACGGGTATCCGGTCAGCGTGATTGAACGCCGTCCGAATTTCGAGGACCTGACCCCGATTTTCCCGAATCAGCGTCTGCATATGGAGACTCCGGGCAATACGTCCATGGCCATGCGTGTGCTGGATCTGCTGTCCCCGATCGGCAAGGGCCAGCGTGGTATGATAGTATCCCCGCCAAAAGCAGGTAAGACCACACTGCTCAAGCAGGTGGCTCAGGCGATCACCACCAATCATCCGGACATGCATCTGATCATTTTGCTGATCGATGAGCGTCCTGAGGAGGTTACGGATATCAAGGAGTCTGTTGTTGGGGATAATGTAGAAGTCATTTACTCCACCTTCGATGAACTTCCTGACCGTCACAAACGTGTTTCCGAGATGGTAGTGGAGCGTGCAAAGCGACTGGTGGAGCATGGACGAGATGTCATCATCCTCTTAGACAGCATTACCCGTCTGGCACGGGCATACAACCTGGTGGTCCCGCCCAGCGGAAGAACCCTTTCCGGTGGTCTCGACCCGGCGGCCCTGCATATGCCGAAGCGGTTTTTCGGCGCAGCGCGTAATATGCGTGAGGGCGGCAGCCTGACTGTCCTGGCGACAGCCCTGGTGGATACCGGAAGCCGTATGGACGATGTTATCTACGAGGAGTTCAAGGGTACCGGCAACATGGAGCTGGTATTAGACCGCAAGCTGTCCGAGAAGCGTATCTTCCCGGCTATCGATATCTTGAAGTCCGGCACACGCCGCGACGACCTGCTGCTGACCAAAGAAGAAGCAGAGGCCGTAGATATCATCCGCAAGGCCACCAATACCCTCAAACCGGAAGATTCTGTAGAGCGCGTCCTGGATCTGTTTGCAAAAACCAGGAACAACCGCGAATTTGTGGAAAATGCAAAGAAAATCCGTTTCTATTAA
- a CDS encoding replication-associated recombination protein A, translating into MDLFDYMRSTTQEKESPLASRMRPTTLEEVVGQKHIIGKDKLLYRAIKADQLGSIIFYGPPGTGKTTLAKVIANTTSASFRQINATVAGKKDMEEVVKEAKDALGMYGKKTILFVDEIHRFNKSQQDYLLPFVEDGTLILIGATTENPFFEVNGALLSRSRIFELKSLEKEDVKELICRAVTDETKGMGSYHAVIDEDAADFLADVAGGDARAALNAVELGIMTTDRDPLDGKVHITMEVAQECIQKRAVRYDKDGDNHYDTISAFIKSMRGSDPDAAVYYLARMLYAGEDIKFIARRIMICASEDVGNADPQALTVAVSAAQAAERIGMPEAQIILAQAVAYVAAAPKSNAACNAIFEAMNAVQNQRNMPVPVHLQDSHYKGSAKLGHGAGYKYAHDYPNHYVQQQYLPDGMEGQRFYRPTENGYEKQIGKHLEFLRESAKNA; encoded by the coding sequence ATGGATCTGTTTGATTATATGAGAAGCACTACCCAGGAAAAAGAGTCGCCCCTGGCGTCCCGGATGCGTCCCACGACGCTGGAGGAAGTGGTGGGGCAGAAACACATTATCGGAAAGGACAAACTGCTTTACCGGGCTATCAAGGCGGACCAGCTGGGGTCCATTATCTTTTACGGCCCGCCGGGAACAGGCAAGACCACCCTGGCCAAAGTGATCGCCAATACCACCAGCGCCAGCTTCCGCCAGATCAATGCGACCGTAGCGGGTAAGAAAGATATGGAGGAAGTGGTGAAGGAGGCGAAGGACGCCCTGGGGATGTACGGAAAAAAGACGATCCTTTTTGTGGATGAGATCCACCGGTTCAACAAAAGCCAGCAGGATTATCTGCTTCCCTTTGTGGAGGACGGCACCCTGATCCTGATAGGCGCGACCACGGAGAACCCGTTCTTTGAGGTGAACGGCGCGCTTTTATCCCGCTCCCGCATCTTTGAACTGAAGTCATTGGAAAAAGAGGATGTAAAGGAGCTGATCTGCCGCGCAGTCACAGATGAGACAAAAGGCATGGGCAGCTACCATGCGGTGATCGATGAGGATGCTGCCGATTTCCTGGCAGATGTGGCTGGCGGGGATGCCCGGGCGGCGTTAAACGCGGTGGAGCTGGGGATCATGACCACAGACCGGGACCCATTGGATGGTAAGGTCCATATCACCATGGAGGTGGCCCAGGAGTGCATTCAGAAGCGCGCGGTCCGCTACGACAAGGACGGGGACAACCATTACGACACGATCTCTGCATTTATCAAAAGTATGCGTGGATCTGACCCTGATGCGGCGGTCTATTATCTGGCCAGGATGCTGTATGCGGGTGAGGATATCAAATTTATTGCGCGCCGGATCATGATATGTGCGTCGGAGGATGTGGGCAATGCAGACCCGCAGGCTCTCACTGTGGCGGTCAGCGCGGCCCAGGCGGCAGAGCGCATCGGCATGCCGGAGGCACAGATCATCCTGGCTCAGGCGGTGGCTTATGTGGCGGCTGCGCCCAAGAGCAATGCGGCGTGCAATGCCATATTTGAGGCGATGAACGCCGTGCAGAACCAGAGGAATATGCCGGTGCCGGTGCATCTTCAGGATTCCCATTACAAAGGCTCGGCAAAGCTGGGGCATGGCGCCGGCTACAAATACGCCCATGATTACCCCAACCATTATGTGCAGCAGCAGTATCTTCCGGACGGCATGGAAGGGCAGCGATTTTACCGTCCGACGGAGAACGGTTATGAAAAACAGATCGGAAAACACCTGGAATTCCTTCGGGAATCCGCAAAAAATGCGTAA
- a CDS encoding polysaccharide deacetylase family protein — translation MRIWKWDFRKQAVALVCVVLLDGAILGAAMGVMQPGQKVSAGSSGEIEQLPHSAWMKDVQADASAGGGKESAPKPVKAVALTFDDGPHKTYTPMLLDGLKERGVKATFFLMGESISGNEELVSRMQEEGHLIGNHSYRHIQLTKAGEDAVCRAVEQTEGIIEDITGDRPQYLRPPYGDWNENLECRMNLTTVFWTVDSLDWKLKNTDRIVKRVEKQVKEGDIILMHDIFPTSVEAALQLIDRLQAEGYRFVTVDELVID, via the coding sequence ATGAGGATCTGGAAGTGGGATTTCCGAAAACAGGCGGTAGCGCTGGTCTGTGTGGTCCTGTTGGACGGGGCGATATTGGGAGCGGCGATGGGGGTCATGCAGCCGGGGCAAAAGGTATCTGCCGGAAGCAGTGGGGAGATAGAACAGCTGCCCCACAGCGCATGGATGAAGGATGTACAGGCGGACGCCTCTGCGGGCGGTGGGAAAGAGTCGGCGCCGAAACCAGTTAAGGCCGTAGCCCTGACCTTTGATGACGGCCCGCATAAGACCTATACGCCTATGCTTCTGGACGGGTTAAAGGAGCGCGGAGTCAAGGCCACGTTCTTTCTCATGGGCGAAAGCATTTCCGGCAATGAGGAGCTGGTGAGCCGGATGCAGGAGGAAGGGCATCTGATCGGCAATCACAGTTACCGGCATATCCAGCTCACAAAAGCGGGCGAGGATGCGGTGTGCCGGGCGGTGGAGCAGACGGAGGGGATCATTGAAGATATTACCGGGGACCGCCCCCAGTATCTGCGACCTCCCTACGGCGACTGGAATGAAAACCTGGAATGCAGGATGAATCTGACCACGGTATTCTGGACTGTGGACTCCCTAGACTGGAAATTAAAAAACACGGACAGGATCGTAAAACGGGTGGAAAAGCAGGTGAAGGAAGGCGATATTATCCTGATGCATGACATATTTCCCACTTCGGTGGAGGCGGCTCTGCAGCTGATCGACAGGCTGCAGGCAGAAGGCTACCGGTTCGTGACAGTAGATGAGCTGGTAATAGACTGA
- a CDS encoding tagaturonate reductase: protein MKKWRFQAMSKKETVIQFGEGGFLRGFVDYFFQKLKEQNLFDGSVVVVQPIERGMCEMLEKQNCEYNLFLRGIDNGQVVDEHTHIDVISRCINPYTDNEGYMALAENPDFRFIVSNTTEAGIEFVPENRFEDAPAKSFPGKLTQLLYKRYKLGLKGFIVLSCELIDHNGEELEKCCMQYADLWNLGEDFKAWMKNENDFCSTLVDRIVTGFPRDEHEALCERIGEQDNMMDTAEIFHLWVIQGQHEDELPLQKAGFNVIWTDNVDPYKKRKVRILNGAHTSMVLGARLYGLETVGECLKDEKVSALLKKCIFEEIIPTIGDNEDNRKFGAAVLERFSNPFIKHLLLSIALNSVSKFKARVLPTILEYKEEFGNYPQGLTFSLAALIAFYRTDEANDSEDIMKFMKDASVAEILAKTEYWGQDLSDMLPVVEKWYDMIEKEGMGKAYDAVLA from the coding sequence ATGAAAAAGTGGAGGTTTCAGGCGATGAGCAAAAAAGAGACAGTGATTCAGTTTGGCGAAGGCGGTTTCCTGCGTGGTTTTGTGGATTATTTCTTTCAGAAGTTAAAAGAGCAGAACCTGTTTGACGGTTCCGTTGTAGTGGTACAGCCGATCGAGCGCGGCATGTGCGAGATGCTGGAGAAGCAGAACTGCGAGTACAACTTATTCCTGAGAGGGATCGACAACGGCCAGGTGGTGGATGAGCACACCCACATCGACGTGATCTCCAGATGCATCAATCCTTATACGGACAACGAGGGCTATATGGCTCTGGCTGAGAACCCGGACTTCCGTTTTATCGTTTCCAATACCACCGAGGCGGGTATCGAGTTCGTCCCGGAGAACCGGTTTGAGGACGCTCCGGCCAAGTCCTTCCCGGGCAAGCTGACCCAGCTTTTATATAAGAGATACAAACTGGGCCTGAAGGGATTTATCGTGCTCTCCTGTGAGCTGATCGACCACAATGGTGAGGAGCTGGAGAAGTGCTGCATGCAGTATGCGGACCTCTGGAATCTGGGCGAGGATTTCAAGGCCTGGATGAAGAATGAGAACGATTTTTGCTCGACCCTTGTAGACCGTATCGTTACCGGCTTCCCGCGTGACGAGCATGAGGCCCTGTGCGAGCGTATCGGCGAGCAGGACAATATGATGGATACCGCAGAGATCTTCCATCTGTGGGTCATCCAGGGGCAGCATGAGGACGAGCTGCCGCTGCAGAAGGCTGGCTTCAACGTGATCTGGACCGACAACGTTGATCCGTACAAGAAGAGAAAAGTAAGGATCTTAAACGGCGCCCATACTTCCATGGTGCTGGGCGCACGTCTGTATGGCCTGGAGACCGTGGGTGAGTGCCTGAAGGATGAAAAGGTATCTGCACTGCTTAAGAAATGTATCTTTGAAGAGATCATTCCGACGATCGGTGACAACGAGGACAACCGGAAGTTCGGCGCAGCGGTACTGGAGCGTTTCTCCAATCCATTCATCAAGCACCTGCTGCTTTCCATTGCTTTAAACTCCGTTTCCAAGTTCAAGGCAAGAGTACTGCCGACGATCCTGGAGTACAAAGAGGAGTTTGGCAATTACCCGCAGGGACTGACATTCTCCCTGGCTGCCCTGATCGCGTTCTACCGCACTGACGAAGCCAATGACAGCGAGGATATCATGAAGTTCATGAAGGATGCCTCCGTTGCGGAGATCCTGGCAAAGACCGAGTACTGGGGCCAGGATTTGAGCGATATGCTTCCGGTAGTGGAAAAATGGTATGACATGATTGAGAAAGAGGGCATGGGCAAAGCATATGACGCAGTGCTGGCATAA
- the pfkB gene encoding 1-phosphofructokinase: protein MIITVTMNPAIDKTVDIERLRHGGLNRISHVEMDAGGKGINVSKTIKSLGGDSLATGFLGGKAGETIEGVLKEWQIATDFVYVDGETRTNLKVVENSGEVTELNEPGPEVSAEQLERLMQKLEGYAGEDTLFVLAGSIPKGVPKTIYRDITERVHKKGAKVLMDADGELFVHALEAHPDMIKPNRVELEAYYHLDYRASEQELVAMGRRLLKEGTEFAAISLGQMGALFLTAARTVRCPGLSVKAHSTVGAGDAMVAALAYSWGQKLSLEETIRLAMATSAGAVTTIGTKPPARGVVDELASAVELSEI, encoded by the coding sequence ATGATCATAACCGTGACAATGAACCCGGCCATCGACAAGACCGTGGACATAGAAAGGCTGCGGCACGGCGGCTTAAATCGTATCAGCCATGTGGAGATGGATGCGGGAGGAAAGGGCATCAACGTTTCCAAGACCATCAAAAGCCTGGGCGGCGACAGTCTGGCCACGGGATTTCTTGGCGGCAAGGCGGGGGAGACCATCGAGGGCGTTTTAAAGGAATGGCAGATCGCCACAGATTTTGTGTACGTGGATGGGGAGACGCGGACCAACTTAAAGGTGGTGGAAAACAGTGGAGAGGTGACGGAGCTAAATGAGCCGGGGCCGGAGGTGAGTGCGGAGCAGCTGGAGCGTCTGATGCAGAAGCTGGAGGGCTACGCAGGGGAGGACACCCTTTTTGTCCTGGCCGGCAGCATACCGAAAGGCGTGCCGAAGACAATCTACAGGGATATTACGGAGCGTGTGCACAAAAAAGGCGCAAAGGTGTTGATGGATGCGGACGGGGAGCTGTTTGTGCACGCACTGGAAGCGCACCCGGATATGATCAAGCCAAACCGTGTGGAGCTGGAGGCTTATTACCATCTGGATTACCGGGCGTCAGAGCAGGAGCTGGTGGCCATGGGCCGCAGGCTTTTGAAGGAGGGGACAGAGTTTGCGGCCATCTCCCTGGGACAGATGGGAGCGCTGTTTTTGACGGCCGCAAGAACCGTCAGATGCCCGGGACTGAGTGTGAAAGCACATTCTACCGTGGGGGCAGGCGACGCTATGGTGGCGGCCCTCGCTTATAGCTGGGGACAAAAGTTAAGTCTGGAAGAGACGATCCGCCTGGCTATGGCGACCTCGGCGGGCGCGGTCACGACCATCGGGACGAAGCCGCCGGCAAGGGGAGTTGTCGATGAGCTGGCGTCAGCGGTGGAATTATCGGAAATCTAA
- a CDS encoding PTS sugar transporter subunit IIA — protein sequence MFGFGKKKAEAKVEKPELLEMKNIRLGCSRMPKEEVIREMGRMLSESGYVDEAYTEAMLLRELTFPTNIGNGIALPHGVEEAKKQIRRSGIAVMVFPEGTDWGGEEVKLVIGIAGVGEDHLEILSIIAEKMSEPEAVEQVVKSSREEIYKTFTEKGEAA from the coding sequence ATGTTTGGTTTTGGAAAGAAAAAGGCAGAGGCAAAAGTGGAAAAGCCGGAGCTGCTGGAGATGAAAAATATCCGGCTTGGCTGCAGCAGGATGCCGAAGGAGGAGGTGATCCGTGAGATGGGGCGGATGCTCAGTGAGAGCGGCTATGTGGATGAGGCCTATACGGAGGCAATGCTGCTTCGGGAGCTGACATTTCCCACCAATATCGGAAACGGGATCGCGCTCCCTCACGGTGTGGAGGAGGCGAAGAAGCAGATCCGCCGTTCGGGCATTGCGGTGATGGTGTTTCCGGAAGGGACGGACTGGGGCGGCGAGGAAGTGAAGCTGGTGATCGGCATCGCAGGCGTTGGGGAGGATCATCTGGAGATCTTAAGCATCATTGCAGAAAAGATGTCAGAGCCGGAGGCGGTGGAACAGGTGGTAAAAAGTTCCAGGGAAGAGATTTATAAGACCTTTACGGAGAAAGGAGAGGCGGCATGA